The nucleotide window GGTCTCCAACTGGATGACTTCCGGGGAGTCCGGGTCGCCCGGGATGGCCCGCTTGGGATTGACGATCAGCTCCAGGTCGAACTGGCGGCGCTTGAGGAACGCCTCCTCCACGGCCTTGAGATCGATCCAGATGGAATTGGTATTGAAGAAGGAATATTTGTTCACGTCCTGGAACTGGTCCATGTCCTCGGGGGCGCACTGGGCCACTTCCCGCAGGCCTAGGCACCCGTTGCGTTTCATGAGGTGACCGCCCTTGCGGTCCTGATGGGTGCGGCGGCACACTTCCATGAGGAAGGGGATTCCCTTTTTCGCCATGTAGCCGAGCAGGCTGGCGTCGAAGACCGCGCCCAGATTGTCGGAATTGGACACGAACACGTAGCGGTAGCCGGACAGAAGCAGCCGGCGCAGGGTACCCGTGGTCAGGAGAGAGGTATAGATGTCGCCGTGTCCCGGAGGATTCCATTCCAGCTCCGGGGTTCCCTCCATGGTCAGGGGGGCGAGGTTGTCCCGGCGGATGCGGGGGTAGCGGTGCTGCACAAAGGACATGGCCACATGCGGATCGCCGTTGATCTCGTCCTGGAGCCGTTTGCGGGTGGGCTCGTCGGTCCAGAAGCTGTTCATGAGCACCAGGGGCAGCGGGGCGTCGAACTCCTCGCGCATGGACCGGACCTGGTTCAGGATGAGATCCAGGAAGGTCCGGCCTTCGCGAACGGGCAGGAAGGATTTGGGCCCATCCAGGCCCATGCTGGTCCCCAGCCCGCCGTTCAGCTTGATGATGGCCGTCCTGGCCAGGGCGGCGTAGCCTGCGGCGCGGTACTTCCTGAGATCGCCCATCTCGGGGACCTCGCTGTCCATGACAGGGGTGATGTCCCCTTCTCCCAGAAAGGCCCGATCCCCGTCGAAGAACCGGCGCATCTGATCCTTGAACCCGTTGATGACGATGGCGGGGGTGCCGTCCTTGGCCATCTTCTGGGCAAATGAGGCAAAGCAGGCATGGAAATCGCGATCCTGCATCTGTTTTTCATTCAATTCGGTCATGGTGTACCTCTAGCTGTTTCCAGGGGGTCAGGGAAAATCTGACTCATATTCAATTTCAATCTAAAAACTCGCTATTTCACCGCCTGGGAAGCCGGTTAGCCAGGATCGTGCCAATTCTTTCAACATGCTGTATTCAAAAACTATTGCCATAAAAATAATTTTCTCCAACAGGAACCTTTTCCCGCATCCGCTTTTCCCGGACAAACTCCCCTTCGAGCCGCGACCCCATCCGTGGCTCACAACTTTTCCCCCCTCCCCCGACCGGGCAAAGCCGCTCACGCCTGCTCACTTTTACACAATGAATTCTGTTGTAAACATGAACCCCTCCATGATATTCGGAGAATAGCTATCAGTTACGACAAAACCCACGCTGCGCGCCCGAGCCGCTGGTTGAAGTACAATCGGATGACAGACGAGAATCGACAGGCGCGCCCGGCACCCGAAAACGTGGTGCTCGCGCGAACCCAATCCCTTGCAGGAGCTCTACATGTCCATAAGGAAGAAACTGTTTGCGGCCATCCTGGTCCTGTTCACCATCTCGGCGGCCATGTTCACCGCCACGTGGATCATCACTTCCATGCAGGAAGCCGACGGCCTGGTCATCAACCTGGCGGGCAGGCAGCGCATGCTCAGCCAGAAAATGACCAAGGAGGCGTTGACCGCCGCCCATGAGGCCGAATCCGTACCCGCCCTTGCGGACAAGAACAGGTCCTCGGCCCGGAACACCATGCGGGTCTTCGAGGCCACGCTGCTCGCCCTGAAGAATTCCGGGCCGGCCCCCCTCAGCCTGGACCCGGCCGGGCCCACCGCGCAGCTCCCGCAGGCGGAAGCCGCCATCGCGGCCCAGCTTGACAAGGTACTTTCCATTTGGAAGCCGTTCGCCAAGGACATGGACCTCGTGCTGGCCGATGACCACGCCGGGGCCTGGAATCGGGTGCTGGACAACAACATCCGGCTCCTCAAGGAAATGGACAAGGCCGTTGGCATGTTC belongs to Pseudodesulfovibrio portus and includes:
- a CDS encoding UTP--glucose-1-phosphate uridylyltransferase — translated: MTELNEKQMQDRDFHACFASFAQKMAKDGTPAIVINGFKDQMRRFFDGDRAFLGEGDITPVMDSEVPEMGDLRKYRAAGYAALARTAIIKLNGGLGTSMGLDGPKSFLPVREGRTFLDLILNQVRSMREEFDAPLPLVLMNSFWTDEPTRKRLQDEINGDPHVAMSFVQHRYPRIRRDNLAPLTMEGTPELEWNPPGHGDIYTSLLTTGTLRRLLLSGYRYVFVSNSDNLGAVFDASLLGYMAKKGIPFLMEVCRRTHQDRKGGHLMKRNGCLGLREVAQCAPEDMDQFQDVNKYSFFNTNSIWIDLKAVEEAFLKRRQFDLELIVNPKRAIPGDPDSPEVIQLETAMGSAISLFPGAQAVVVPRSRFSPVKTIGDLMLTMSDCFKVTDSSSVVCRTDWRKLPSVSLDPRVYSTVGNFFSRFPEGVPSMAGCRGLSVKGDVRFQGDVTLNGRVSIINNTGRQAVIPSGHNLTGDVALV